Within the bacterium genome, the region CACATGCAGCGTCACCACGTCCGCGCGGTGCAGGAGATCGACCAGAGAATGCACCGGTTTGGCATTGCCGATCGGCAGCTTTTCCGCGATGTCGTAGAAAATCACCTCCATGCCCAGCGCCTCCGCCAGGATCGAGACCTGCGAGCCGATGTGGCCGTAGCCGACGATGCCCAGGGTCTTGCCGCGCACTTCAAAGCAACCGGCGCTGCTTTTGTCCCAAACCTGGCTATGCGCCGCTTGATTCTTGGGAAAAACGCGGCGCAACAGCATGATGATCTCGCCGATCACCAATTCCGCAACGCTGCGCGTGTTGCTGTAGGGCGCATTGAAAACCGCCACGCCCTGGCGCCGCGCCTGCACCAGATCCACCTGGTTGGTGCCGATGCAAAAGCAACCGATCGCCCACAATCGCCGCGCGTGCTGCAACACCGCGGCGGTCACTTGTGTTTTCGAACGAATGCCGAGCACGTGCACGGATTCGATTTTGCGGCACAGGGTTTCTTCGTCGAGCGCGCCGGGCAAAGATTCGATTTGATAGGATTCCGCCTCGAAGCGCGCCAGCGCAGCGGGATGAATGTTTTCCAACAGCAACACGCGAATCTTGCTTTTGGGAAAGGAAGTCTTGGGCAGACTCTTCAGCAGATGTTTGACACGAGGCATGGTGTTCATGGGCGTTTCGCAAAATTCCAGGTAGGGCGCCGCCGGGGCGCAGGTTTTCAAATCGCCGCTGCGGCGCGTAACGATTGCAAGCCGGCGTCATCGAGTTGCAACAGCGTGCGCAGGACTTCTTCCGTGTGTTGCCCGAGCAGGGGCGGCGGCAGGCGCACGGCCGAAGGGGTGGCGGAGAATTTCGCCACCGGGCCGAGCAGCCGCAATTCCTCGCCGGCGGGATGCGCAATGCTTCGCACCATCTCGCGGCTGAGGATGTGAGCATCCTGCAAGATTTCGGGAATGGTGTTGATCGGCGAGGCCGGAATGCGTGCGGCCAGCAGCAGATCCAGCCACGCGCTGGTGGATTTCTCACGCAGCCGGCGCTGCAACGCGGCAATCAGATCCTCCCGGTGCCGCACCCGCAGCGCGTTGGTGGCATAGCGCGGCTCTGCCGTGAGCGCGGGCAACTCCAGGCAGCGGCACAACCGGCGAAACTGCTCGTCATTGCCCACCCCGATCGCAAGCTGGCCGTCGGCCGTGGCAAAAGTCTGATAGGGCGCGAGATTGGGATGGGCGTTGCCGCAGCGCTGCGGTGCCTGGCCGGAAACGAGGTAGTTCATCGCCACATTGATCAGCCAGGCGACCTGGCTGTCCAGCAAGGCGATGTCGATGAATTGCCCTTCACCGTTTTTCTCGCGCTGATGCAGCGCCGCGAGAATGGCGGTGGCGGCATACATGCCGGCCATCACATCTGCGATCGCCACGCCGACTTTGACAGGCTCGCCCTCGGCGTCACCGGTGATGCTCATGATCCCGCCTTGCGCCTGCATGATGAAATCATAGCCGGGCCGCGCGGCATAGGGACCGGTTTGTCCATAGCCGGTGATCGCGCAATAGATCAAGCCGGGATTGCGCGTGCGCAGCGCGGCATAGTCCAAACCCCAGCGCGCCAGCTCGCCGGCTTTGAAATTCTCCACCAGAACATCACTTTGAGCGGCGAGTTCGCGAATCAGTTCAACACCGGCCGGGGATTTGAGGTTGATGGTTACACTTTTCTTGTTGCGATTGCAGCTCAGGTAATAGGCCGATTCACCGTGAAACCACGGCGGTCCCCATTGCCGCGTGTCATCGCCAATGCCGGGCCGCTCGACTTTGATGATTTCCGCGCCCATGTCGCCGAGCAACTGCGTGCAGAACGGGCCAGCCAGCACGCGCGAGAGATCGAGCACGCGCACGCCGGTCAAACATCCGGAAGAGGGAGAATTCATCGGGCTTGTTGGTCTGAGACTTTACTTTGGCCGCCGCTCACAGCGCGTGCCGCGCACGCATTACTGCGCTTGCGCCGTTCGGCTGCAAATGGTGCGCAATATATCATGCCGCAGCCAGACGAGCAAGGCCGAAGTTTACCGGCTGCGGAGCTGCACCTGCGCAACGATGGGGTGGCAATTCTGCGCTTGACTTTGTTCCTTTTGGTTGCGACAATCAAACCCTGACCGCTCAACACCATCGTTTGCAAGGAGGAGAATGTCCGGCTCTCATTCACCCGCCCGTTGGAAAATTTGGACGGCATTTGCCGCTGTTTATTTGCTGTGGGGTTCGACCTACCTGGCCATGCGTTTCGCCGTCGCCACGCTGCCGCCGTTTCTCATGGCGGCCACGCGCTTTCTCACCGCCGGCGGCGCGCTTTATCTTTGGGAAAGAATACGAGGGACACCCAAACCCGAGTTGCTCTTGTGGAAAACCACCGCGATCAGCGGCGCCTTGTTGTTGTTCACCGGCAATGGCGGCGTGGTGTGGGCCGTGCAATATGTGCCGAGCGGATTGACTGCCGTGCTGGTGGCAATGGTGCCGCTCTGGATTGTGGTGTTGTTGTGGCTGTGGCAGAAGCGCGGCCAGCCTGATGGCCGGACCATGCTCGGCATCGTCATCGGCATCGCCGGCATTGCCGTGCTGGTGGGCCCCGAGCGTTTGATGGGCAGCGGCGCCGTGGATCCGTTGGGTATGGTGGTGCTGGTGCTGGCCTCGCTTTCCTGGGCGGCGGGATCGTTGTACTCCACGCACAGCCGCATCAAAGCCTCGCCGTTACTGGCCACCGGTATGCAGATGCTCTGCGGCGGCTTCCTGCTGCTGATGCTGGGCTTGCTCGCGGGCGAGTGGCAGCAACTCAACTTCGAACAAGTTTCGCTGCAATCCGCGCTCGCGTTGGCTTATTTGATCGTCTTTGGCTCCTTGATCGGCTTCACCGCCTACCTCTGGCTGTTGCGGGTGACCACGCCCGCGCGCGCCTCGACCTATGCCTTCGTCAATCCCGTCGTTGCGGTGATTTTGGGCTGGGCGATTGGCGGTGAGCCTTTGACCGCTCGCGCGCTGGCGGCGACGTTGATGATTGTCGCTGCGGTTATCGCTATTGTGTTGAACCGGCAACCGGCGCAATTGCCCAGCCCGGAGCGCGGCGCAGTTGTTCCCGAGACAACGGCACGGCCGGCGCCGGCCAAACCGGAACAAGTTTGCCCGGATGCCTGTTGATTTGGGCCAGATCACTGCATGGCGATGCCAGGCGGGCACCGCCGGACAAAGTGAAAGCAGGTGCCGGTGAAATTCGAAAGCCACGGCCGACTCTGCGCATGATGAGTTGGTGCGGGTAACCATCAAACGTTTTCGGCAGCAAGGAGAGGGATATGCCCCATGCTTTTCGGGACATCGAGACCAAGGCGGTGCATGCCGGCGAGCCGGCGCCGCGCATCGAAGGCGCGGTGAGCATGCCGATTTTTCAAACCGCGATGTTCGAGTATGACGGCGAAGAGACCGGCTATCATGATCTGCGCTACATCCGGTTGAACAACACGCCCAACCATCACGCGGTGCAGCAGAAGCTGGCGGCGCTGGAGAATGCCGAAGCGGCGCTGGTCGCGGCCAGCGGCATGGCCGCGATTTCCACCACGCTGCTCACTCTGCTGGCGAGCGGCGATCATCTGCTGGCGCAGAGCAACCTCTATGGCGGCACGCACGATTTCATCACCAAGGATTTGCCGGCGCTCGGCATTGCGTATGACTTCATCAACGGCAACGCTCCCGAAAGTTGGGCGCAGAAGCTGCGCCCCACGACCCGTGTGCTCTATGTGGAGGCCATGTCGAATCCGCTGCTGCAAGTAGCAGACTTGCGCGCGGCCGTGACCTTTGCGAATGCCCACGGCTTGGTCGCGATCATCGACAACACTTTTGCCAGCCCCTACAACTTTCGGCCGGCGGAATGGGGTTTTGATCTTTCACTGCACAGCGGCACAAAATACCTCAACGGCCATTCGGACATCGTCGCGGGCGCGGTGATCGGCCGCGCCGGTTTGGTGGAGAATATTCGCCACAAACTGAATCACCTCGGCGGCGCGCTCGATCCGCATGCCTGCTTCCTGCTGCAGCGCGGCATTGCCACGCTGGCGGTGCGCATGAAGCAGCACAATGCAAGCGCCCTGCAGCTTGCGCGCTTTCTGAGCCTGCATCGTGAAGTTGCCCGGGTGAACTATCCCGGCTTGGAAAGCCACCCTCAGCACTCGCTCGCGCGCGAATTCTTCAACGGCTATAGCGGCATGCTGAGCTTCGAGCTGCACGAGGGACTGACTGCCGCCAAACGCTTCATCGCGCGCACGCAGATTCCCATCAAGGCGCCGAGTTTGGGCAGCATTCACACACTGATCACCCGGCCGGCCACCACCTCCCACGCCGGCCTGGCCGCCGAGGAGCGGCTGAAGTTGGGGATCACCGACAGCTTGATACGCGTCTCTGTCGGCATCGAGTCGACCGATGAACTGATCGCCGATTTTGATCAAGCCCTGCGGGCGTAGAATCGAACGCGCCGGACCGCCGGCTGGAATGGCAAAAGGGGGAAATACCCGCCGGCTCGAAAACCCAAATTCAGGAAGGGAGTCACATGAAGAAAATCAGCGCGATGATTGGCTTGCTGGTATGTTTTGCACTCGTTCACGCCCAGCCGGCGGACGAGGCCAAACTGCGGGAAAAAGCCCAACGCCTGGCGCAAAAGTTCATCATTGTCGATACTCATATCGACGTGCCGTACCGTTTGCGCGAGAGATATGAGGACATTTCCGGCCGCACTGAAGGAGGGAACTTCGACTACGTGCGTGCCAAGCAGGGCGGCCTCAATGCGGCCTTCATGTCCATCTATGTGCCCTCGGACTACGAGCCGAAGGGCCTGGCCAAAGCACTGGCGGACAGTCTCATCGACATGGTGGAAGGGTTCCAACGTCGCTGGCCCGACAAGTTTGCGATTGCCCGCTCGGTCGCCGAGGTGCGTGATCATTTCAAGCAGGGGCTGATCTCGTTGCCGATGGGCATGGAGAACGGCGCGCCCATCGAGGGCAGGCTGGAAAATCTGCGGCACTTCTGGTCGCGCGGCGTTCGCTACATCACGCTTACGCATGCGAAAAGCAATCACATTTGCGATTCTTCCTATGATCCCAACCGCCAATGGCAGGGCCTGAGTCCGTTCGGCCGGGAAGTCGTGGCGGAGATGAACCGGCTGGGTATCATGATCGACATCTCGCACGTGACGGATTCGACTTTTTACCAAGTGCTGCGGCTCACGCGCGCGCCGGTGATTGCTTCGCACTCCTCTTGCCGCCATTTTACCCCCGGCTGGGAGCGCAACATGGATGACGACATGATCCGGGCGCTGGCGCGCAACGGTGGCGTGATTCAGATTGCATTTGGTTCCTCCTTTGTCAGCGGCGCTTATCAGGCTGCCGATGCCGGCATGTGGCACTTCATTGAGGAACACAAGATCGATCTTGCCAGCGCCGAGGGCCGCAGCCGCCTGCAGCAATACCGCGCAGAACACCGGTTCCCGGAAGTTACCATAGCCGACCTCGTGGCGAACATCGATCACGTCGTGAAGCTGGTGGGGGTCGATCACGTCGGCTTCGGCTCTGATTTCGATGGCGTCGGCGATGCGCTGCCCACCGGTATGAAAAGCGTGGCCGAATATCCCAACTTGATCTTTGCGCTTTTGCGCCTGGGCTATTCCGAGAAGGATATCGAAAAAATCTGCTCCGGCAATTTGCTGCGGGTATGGTCGGAAGTGGAAAAGACCGCGCAAAAGCTCCAAGCCGGGAAGCACCAGCACTAACAAGCAACGACTTGAATTCTGCATCATTTGTTGCCCTCCGTCCCTGGGAATCGATTCCCAGGCCAGAGGTGGAAGTCGCCCAAAGGCAGCGATCACCTATTGTTGGGTGATAAGCCAAACTGAGCCGACTTGAGTTTGCGGCCTGCGATTGCAATCACAGACGAGGCGGGCATCAAGTGTCGTGCACGATTCAGGAACTAACCATTCCGTCACCCACTCACGTCAAAGGGGGAGACCATGTCCATTCTTAAAACCGTTCCGTCCGTTGTACCGCCTTCAGTCATCTATTCCGCGCTGTTCGTCGATTTCGACAATGTTCGCATCAACCTGGAAAAGCATGATGCGGAAGCCGCGCGCCGCTTCTCGACCAATCCGGAATTGTGGCTGTCCTGGTTGGAGAAACAGCTTTCCACCACCACCTACCTGCCCGAGATCGTGCAGCGCAGAATTCTGACCAGGCGCTGCTATCTGAATCCGGAATCGTTCAGCAGCTTCCGGCCTGATTTCGTGCGCTCGGCCTTCGAGGTGATCGATTGCCCGCCGCTCACCGGCCGCGGCAAAACCAGCACGGACATTTACATGGTGATGGACATTCTCGACACGCTCAATCACGCCACCTATTTCCATGAGTTCATCGTACTCTCCGGCGACGCGGATTTCACGCCGGTGCTGCTGCGCATCAGAAAGCATGGCCGTTACGGCGTGGTGTTGGCGGTGGGCTGGGTTTCACTGGCTTACCGGGCCGCCTGTGATATCGTGATCGAGCGCGACACTTTCGTGCGCGAGGCCCTGGGCATCGTCTATCCCGACGAGGAAGCGCCAGAGCCGATCAATGAGCAGGAGATCGATGCCACGCTGAACCTGCTGTTGAAGCGGATGGCGGCGCGATTGCGGGAAATGGCGGCCGTACCCGGCGGCGTGGAGGCCAGCGAGCTGCCGGAAGTCTTCAAAGAGTTTCAAGAATTCCGCGAGAGCAATCACTGGCTCGGCTTTTACTCGCTGCGCCGCTTGACGCAGGCCCTGATCGCGCAACGGGAGGATCTCGCCATCAGCGATGAAGACCCCTGGCGCGTGGTCGTCAAGACCGCGCCCGCGCCGGTGTTGGCCGATAGCCTGGAGGCGGCAGGTCCACCCGCGCCGGCAGCGGCCGTCCCCGATGTGAAAGCGCAAATGGCGCAGAGTATTCGCGAGTACGTGTCCCACTCGGACAAGGCTGTGGCCTGGGCCACGCTGGCCAGTTTAGTGAAGCAACGTTTTGGCGAGCAATTGGCAGGCAGCACATGGCTGGGAGCCGGCACGTTCAAGGATTTGCTCATGCAACTTGATCTCGGCAACCTGCACACCTCGACGCTGACACCCGGCTACGTCTATGACCCGGGCCGCCATCAATTGCCGGCGGCACCGGCTTTTGCCGCGCCGCCCGCCGCCAGCCAGGAAGCCGCCGCCCCGCCGGATCATTTTGCTCAACGCTATCCCGGGCTCGCCGAGCTGGCGCGCAAAGTCCATCGTTTGACGGAAACGCCCTATCTTATGCCTGAGCACTATGCCCTGCTGTTTCACGAATTGGCGCGTGAGATCAACGAAAACGGCTATCAAATGACGCGCACTTCGAAAACGGTGCGTGATCGCTGCGTGGAAAAGGGCGCGCCGGTGGCAAGATCGCACGTCAACTTCGTGTTGATCGGCATTGGTCATACCGGTTATCGCTTTGGCGGCCAGGAACGGGAGGACCCCGTGCAGTTGGGCGAAAAGCTGGTGGAAAACACGCTGGACTTGTGCCGAACGGCGCAGCTCAGTTTGATTGAGGAGGAGGTGGCCCAGATTCGGGCCTGGATCATGGGGGGGCTCGGCGAGCAGTCGCAGCCGGCGGCGTGAGGGCGGATCGCATCAAACAAAAAACGCCATCGCCGCGCCGTGATCGGCGCAGCGATGGCGAGAATGTGCGCAGCAGGAGGGAATTCTACTCGGCTGAAATCGACGTCGCCAGGGCTTCGCCGTTCTTTTGCTTCGCCATGGTGAGCGGCAGCTCGGTGCCATTCGCTCGTTCCAGATCCACCAGGTATTGGAATTGCCGGCGAAACTCGTCGAGCGAGATGTTGGCGGTGGCGGCATACTTGGCCAGCTCGTGCGGATCTTCGAAATCCTCGGGCGAGAGCCGGATCATGTAGCGCCGGGCGATATGATAGTACTCGGCACTCATATCGACCATGCGCACGCGCGCCCGGCCGGTCTTGGGGTCGAGTATTTCATGGAATGGAATCGGCACGAAGCGGCCGTTCTGTATCGAAACCATCGCCGCGTTGCCGCCTTCGAGAATGTAGCGCGCGGCGCAATAGCCCAGATCGCGCGTGTATTCCATGTCGAAGGGAATCGGGTCGGCGCACCGCAGCTCGTAACCGATATTCTTCGCCACGATTGTACTCTTGATGCCGAACTGTTTCAGCCGCGCCTGCACTTCGTATTTGAGAATCTCTCCGAAGTTGACCTCCGCCAGCCGGATGTTGTCATGCGCGTCGCGCTCGACGTTGACCAGCGTCTGCAGATCCTGGGGATCGAGGATCTCCACCAGGCCTTCTGCGATGATGGCAACGCCGTCGGGCCGGCCGTAGCTCAAGCGCTTGATGATCGAGCCGACCAGTATATCCACGAGCACGGAGAGCCTGAGCTTCTGATCGCGAAACTCTTCCGGAATCAGGGTCAGGGTGGCGCCGGCAGCCTTGGCGATGCCCAGCGCCAGATGGCCGGCTTTGCGCCCCATGGTGACGACGAAGTACCAGCGTGAGGTGGTGCGGCCGTCAACCATCAAGTTCTTCACGATGTCGCAGCCGAGATGGCGCGCGGTCTGAAAGCCGAATGTATTGATGCCGAGCGGCAGATCGAGGTCGTTGTCGATGGTTTTGGGAACATGCACGACGTGAATGCGGCCGTTGGCCAGCTCTTCCAATTTCATCGCGGAGAAGGCGGTATCGTCGCCGCCAATCGTGATGAGGCGGTCCACATTCATGCGCAGCAGGGAGGTGACCGTGTTCTCGAGATGTTTGGCATTTTTGGTCGGGTTGGCGCGCGAGATGCCAATGTACGAGCCGCCGCGAAAGTGAATGCGGCTGACGCGCTCAATGGTCAGTTCCTTGATCTTGTCGATCTGGCCGTCCATGATCCATTTGAAGCCGTCCATGATGCCGATGACTTCCTCGCCGCTGAGGATCCCGCGGATCGTCGCCGCACCGATGACGCTGTTGATGCCGGGTGCGGGGCCGCCGCCCACCAGAATCGCCATTCTCTTGTGATGTGTGCTCATGCGAAAAACTCCCATTGTACAAATCTAAGCAGTAGTGAATAGTGCCGATCTTTTCGGACAATGCCGGGGAATATAGTGAGAAATTCCTGAGAATCAATCAAAAATCACCTTGCATACACGGACAAAAAAATTTACTTTGAGCGCGCTTTGCGGCGTTCAACTGTGCGTTGGAACCACCCAAACTGAGGGAATTCGAGCCTGATGATCATCGCCCGTCTCAAGACACTCATCCTCGCGGCCTGGTTTGCAAGCTTGCCGGTCCAACTCCTGGCAGGCGCCTCACTGCCGCCGGTCAAAGCCAAACACGGCATGGTGGTGTCCTCGCACCTGCTCGCCTCCCAAGCCGGCGTTCAGATTTTGCAGAGCGGCGGCAACGCCGTGGA harbors:
- a CDS encoding 6-phosphofructokinase; translated protein: MSTHHKRMAILVGGGPAPGINSVIGAATIRGILSGEEVIGIMDGFKWIMDGQIDKIKELTIERVSRIHFRGGSYIGISRANPTKNAKHLENTVTSLLRMNVDRLITIGGDDTAFSAMKLEELANGRIHVVHVPKTIDNDLDLPLGINTFGFQTARHLGCDIVKNLMVDGRTTSRWYFVVTMGRKAGHLALGIAKAAGATLTLIPEEFRDQKLRLSVLVDILVGSIIKRLSYGRPDGVAIIAEGLVEILDPQDLQTLVNVERDAHDNIRLAEVNFGEILKYEVQARLKQFGIKSTIVAKNIGYELRCADPIPFDMEYTRDLGYCAARYILEGGNAAMVSIQNGRFVPIPFHEILDPKTGRARVRMVDMSAEYYHIARRYMIRLSPEDFEDPHELAKYAATANISLDEFRRQFQYLVDLERANGTELPLTMAKQKNGEALATSISAE
- a CDS encoding dipeptidase, translated to MKKISAMIGLLVCFALVHAQPADEAKLREKAQRLAQKFIIVDTHIDVPYRLRERYEDISGRTEGGNFDYVRAKQGGLNAAFMSIYVPSDYEPKGLAKALADSLIDMVEGFQRRWPDKFAIARSVAEVRDHFKQGLISLPMGMENGAPIEGRLENLRHFWSRGVRYITLTHAKSNHICDSSYDPNRQWQGLSPFGREVVAEMNRLGIMIDISHVTDSTFYQVLRLTRAPVIASHSSCRHFTPGWERNMDDDMIRALARNGGVIQIAFGSSFVSGAYQAADAGMWHFIEEHKIDLASAEGRSRLQQYRAEHRFPEVTIADLVANIDHVVKLVGVDHVGFGSDFDGVGDALPTGMKSVAEYPNLIFALLRLGYSEKDIEKICSGNLLRVWSEVEKTAQKLQAGKHQH
- a CDS encoding NYN domain-containing protein, coding for MSILKTVPSVVPPSVIYSALFVDFDNVRINLEKHDAEAARRFSTNPELWLSWLEKQLSTTTYLPEIVQRRILTRRCYLNPESFSSFRPDFVRSAFEVIDCPPLTGRGKTSTDIYMVMDILDTLNHATYFHEFIVLSGDADFTPVLLRIRKHGRYGVVLAVGWVSLAYRAACDIVIERDTFVREALGIVYPDEEAPEPINEQEIDATLNLLLKRMAARLREMAAVPGGVEASELPEVFKEFQEFRESNHWLGFYSLRRLTQALIAQREDLAISDEDPWRVVVKTAPAPVLADSLEAAGPPAPAAAVPDVKAQMAQSIREYVSHSDKAVAWATLASLVKQRFGEQLAGSTWLGAGTFKDLLMQLDLGNLHTSTLTPGYVYDPGRHQLPAAPAFAAPPAASQEAAAPPDHFAQRYPGLAELARKVHRLTETPYLMPEHYALLFHELAREINENGYQMTRTSKTVRDRCVEKGAPVARSHVNFVLIGIGHTGYRFGGQEREDPVQLGEKLVENTLDLCRTAQLSLIEEEVAQIRAWIMGGLGEQSQPAA
- a CDS encoding EamA family transporter, whose translation is MSGSHSPARWKIWTAFAAVYLLWGSTYLAMRFAVATLPPFLMAATRFLTAGGALYLWERIRGTPKPELLLWKTTAISGALLLFTGNGGVVWAVQYVPSGLTAVLVAMVPLWIVVLLWLWQKRGQPDGRTMLGIVIGIAGIAVLVGPERLMGSGAVDPLGMVVLVLASLSWAAGSLYSTHSRIKASPLLATGMQMLCGGFLLLMLGLLAGEWQQLNFEQVSLQSALALAYLIVFGSLIGFTAYLWLLRVTTPARASTYAFVNPVVAVILGWAIGGEPLTARALAATLMIVAAVIAIVLNRQPAQLPSPERGAVVPETTARPAPAKPEQVCPDAC
- a CDS encoding aminotransferase class I/II-fold pyridoxal phosphate-dependent enzyme, whose product is MPHAFRDIETKAVHAGEPAPRIEGAVSMPIFQTAMFEYDGEETGYHDLRYIRLNNTPNHHAVQQKLAALENAEAALVAASGMAAISTTLLTLLASGDHLLAQSNLYGGTHDFITKDLPALGIAYDFINGNAPESWAQKLRPTTRVLYVEAMSNPLLQVADLRAAVTFANAHGLVAIIDNTFASPYNFRPAEWGFDLSLHSGTKYLNGHSDIVAGAVIGRAGLVENIRHKLNHLGGALDPHACFLLQRGIATLAVRMKQHNASALQLARFLSLHREVARVNYPGLESHPQHSLAREFFNGYSGMLSFELHEGLTAAKRFIARTQIPIKAPSLGSIHTLITRPATTSHAGLAAEERLKLGITDSLIRVSVGIESTDELIADFDQALRA
- the serA gene encoding phosphoglycerate dehydrogenase, which codes for MNTMPRVKHLLKSLPKTSFPKSKIRVLLLENIHPAALARFEAESYQIESLPGALDEETLCRKIESVHVLGIRSKTQVTAAVLQHARRLWAIGCFCIGTNQVDLVQARRQGVAVFNAPYSNTRSVAELVIGEIIMLLRRVFPKNQAAHSQVWDKSSAGCFEVRGKTLGIVGYGHIGSQVSILAEALGMEVIFYDIAEKLPIGNAKPVHSLVDLLHRADVVTLHVPEDETTINMIGAAQLRLMKPGGFLLNLSRGRNVNLSDLRHALVAGHLAGAAVDVFPHEPQSNQERFETELQGLPNVILTPHIGGSTLESQEDIGSKTSEKLITYMNTGATLGSVNFPEVQLPVQGRRHRVLHIHKNVPGVISTFSQEFARFGINIEGQILKTEEEIGYLVTDVDRLVDRQIVEDLKEMEVTIKVRVLY
- a CDS encoding CoA transferase, which gives rise to MNSPSSGCLTGVRVLDLSRVLAGPFCTQLLGDMGAEIIKVERPGIGDDTRQWGPPWFHGESAYYLSCNRNKKSVTINLKSPAGVELIRELAAQSDVLVENFKAGELARWGLDYAALRTRNPGLIYCAITGYGQTGPYAARPGYDFIMQAQGGIMSITGDAEGEPVKVGVAIADVMAGMYAATAILAALHQREKNGEGQFIDIALLDSQVAWLINVAMNYLVSGQAPQRCGNAHPNLAPYQTFATADGQLAIGVGNDEQFRRLCRCLELPALTAEPRYATNALRVRHREDLIAALQRRLREKSTSAWLDLLLAARIPASPINTIPEILQDAHILSREMVRSIAHPAGEELRLLGPVAKFSATPSAVRLPPPLLGQHTEEVLRTLLQLDDAGLQSLRAAAAI